The genomic region TCAGCGCTACCCCCAAGGTTTACCAATAACTCCTCCCTCTAACTGGGGAGACTTTCTAGCGGTAGCGGGTGATTTAGAACACTTACCACTACTCAACAGTTTCAAGCAGTCTAACCAACAGGGTTTGCCAGCCGTCGTGACGCTACCCATACCTTTAAAAGGTTTGGCAACACCCGATGTGCTGCGTAGCGACCACGCGCCTTTCTGGTATCGGGGCATAGGTGCGGTGTTCGTTACCGATACTGCCAATTTTCGATCGCCTCACTATCATCGATCGAGCGATACACTTGAAACTATCGATCGCAAATTTTTCCTGGGGGCGGCGACTATTGTAGCTAACGCCACTGCTACTTTGTTAGAAAGTCGGGAAAACTTGGCGACTGCGGTTTCGCCAGATCATTCAAGATCGAGGTAAAAAAAATGACCGACGAGCATACTGAAATATTAGCTGCAAACGCAGCTTTTTATCGAGCTTTTGAAAAAAAAGATCTGGAAGCGATGAGTTCCGTTTGGTCGCAGGGAACTGTGAGCATTTGCATTCATCCCGGACGCAACGCGCTCAAAGGATGGAAAGAAATTCGCTCTTCTTGGGAGGCGATATTTAGAAATACCCAATACTTGGAAATTGAAACAGATATTGTGGCAACAGAAGTTCGCAACAATATCGCTTACGTTATCCTGAGAGAAAATGTTTTACAAGTAAGCGATGGCAGAAGATCTCAGGCACAATCAATGGCTACAAATATCTTTGAGTTTATGGGTGGAAAGTGGTATCTAATCCATCACCACGGTAGTCCTTTGATGCGTTGATACACCTATGGCACAGCCTCAAACTGCTAATGCTTCCGCTATTCGCACAGCTGTCCTCAACTGATGCCAACGATTTTTCAATGTATCCCAAATTCGATCGGCCATCTCTACTGGATAAGCGAATTTCAGCATATCATAGTGTATAATATCTCTCAGCCTCTCCCATTCCCCGAAAATTTGGCAATTGTGAATTAGCCGTTCGACTGCCTTTTGCCAACGCTCGAAAATCCGGTAGCTGAAAAAGGAACAGCACACTTTTCCGTTTATGTTCCAGTACGACACGCAGACTTGATGCTTCAGACAGCGTACTTTCTTAACTTCCTTTACGGGAATACCGAAGTCTTTGAGTGCTAGAGCCGCCTCACTTTTAGATATATACCATTCGATCGGGTTTATTTTCCCGGTAGCAATCAGGCTTTGGCTTTTAAGACGAGGTTGACTCTTGCGGTACATGATGCTCTCCCTTTTCCTTCTGGTCTTTATCTTTATCTGCTAGTACGAATATTTATATTCTACGCTATAGCGTAATAATAGTCAAGACTTGTGACATAGAATGTAATGGATCGACTTAAGTTTTAGATGACCCTATATTGACTAAAGTTAAAACTGGGAGCAGGCGAAGAGTGGAACAAGGTTCAGGTCGTTATCGATTCAAGCGTGAGGGAATCCTGCGTGTTGGAGATATTCTTCACGATGCCAGAGAAACCAAGCGCTGGAGTCTCCAAGACTTGCAGAATTATTGCGGACTTCCACCAAGCACATCTAGTGACATTGAAAATGGGTGTGTAACAAAAATTCACGCCGATACGCTGGAAACCTTGCGGGTAGCCCTAGAACCCCAAAATCCCCACACAGGTAGAACTTATACACTAGGGGAATTGTATGAATTAATGCTGGTTAAGGAAGAAATAATCACCGCCGTCAAAGGAAAAAGATAGAAAATTGGTATTGTCTGGTAAATGGCGAAGTGCGATCGCACTTGGCAGCCTTCAAAATATATCTCATACAGTAAGAATGTCTCAGACATTGACAAAAGGCACAACGATCGCAGCTCTAGCCACAGCAATTGTCCCCCAACAGGGCAGCGTGGGCATTGTGCGCGTGTCAGGTACAGAAGCGATCGCGATCGCACGCGCCCTTTTCCACGCGCCAGGGCGTCAGCAGTGGGAAACTCACCGCATCCTATACGGCTACATCCACCATCCCCAGACGCAGCAGCTAGTCGATGAAGCGCTATTGCTGATTATGAAAGCGCCACGCTCTTACACCCGCGAAGATGTGGTAGAGTTCCATTGTCACGGCGGCATCATGGCCGTGCAGCAAGTATTGCAGCTATGTATAGAAGAGGGTGCTAGACTGGCACAACCGGGAGAATTTACCCTTCGCGCCTTCTTAAACGGGCGTTTGGATTTAACTCAGGCAGAAAGTATAGCCGATTTGGTCGGTGCTAAATCGCCCCAAGCGGCACAATTAGCCTTAGCTGGGTTACAGGGGAAGTTGCGCGAACCAATTCGGCAGTTGCGTGTCACCTGTTTGCATATATTGGCAGAAATTGAAGCCAGAATTGATTTTGAGGAAGATTTGCCGCCACTGGATGAAGAAGTGGTGAAAGCGCAAATAGATCGAGTTTTGGCAGAAGTAACTCGCATTTTAGCAACTGCTGACAAGGGAGAACTGCTGCGTACCGGGTTGAAAGTGGCAATTGTCGGGCGTCCGAACGTGGGAAAATCGAGTTTGCTGAATGCTTGGAGTAGGAGCGATCGCGCGATCGTCACCGACCTTCCCGGCACCACCCGCGACGTTGTAGAATCGACCCTGGTAGTGGGCGGAATACCCGTGCAAGTGCTGGATACAGCCGGGATTCGGGAAACCGTGGATGTAGTGGAAAAGATCGGCGTAGAGCGATCGCGTACAGCCGCCCAAAATGCCGACCTAGTATTACTTACTATAGACGCCCAAGCCGGTTGGACGCCAGCTGACGCGGAAATCTACGCACAGGTGCAACACCGCCCCGTAATTTTAGTTATCAACAAAATCGATTTATTAAAAGAAGATGAATTAAAACTTCTTCAATCCAAAATCCAAAATCCAAAATCCAAAATCCTCACAGTAGCCGCCCAAAATCAGGGTATTGAAGATTTAGAAAAAGCTATTTTAGAAGCAGTCCGATCTGGCAACCTCCAGGCAGCTAACATAGATTTGGCAATTAATCAACGTCAAGCTGAAACCTTAACAAGAGCCAAAACATCTCTACACCAAGTACAGGCTACTATTGCAAACCAACTGCCTCTTGATTTCTGGACAATTGACCTTCGCGGTGCCATTCAAGCACTCGGAGAAATCACTGGCGAGGAAGTTACAGAGTCAGTACTTGATAGAATTTTCAGCCGTTTTTGTATTGGGAAATAGCTAATTCGATTTTGGATTTTGGATGAGAGGATTTTGGATATCATCCGTTGTTTAAGTCCTGAGCGTTTTGATCGCTTCCCTTAACAGCGCGAAGGATGCTGCAAAACTAAGATCTCCAAACCTAACCCCAACGCTAGTAAACCATCACCCAATACTGCCAGCGGGAGCATCTCAATTAGCTAATAAGTAAAAATACTCAGACAAAAGAATTCATTGTTTTATTCGGGCTACTTCTCTGCAACAACAAGCATTTCATAATCTTCAGTGGTTAGTTTATTATTACGACTGAAAGCCCCTAAATGGCAGCCAAAAATTTCTGTTCTGGTAAAACCAATCGATTTAAGCAGCCAGTTAATTTCCGGGGGAGTATAATATCTTTCATTACATTTCACAACTTTTTTATTACCTAAATCATCAATTGTTTCATAAACGGAATAATCGCGGAAAGTCATCAAATCAAAAGAATTTTCCTGGCTTTTGGTTTCGCCGGGATTGGAGTTAAGAAAATCCTTAACAGAATTAAACAAAGGATATAAACCATTATAGGTAGTCAATATCAGTCTACCCGGAGATTTTAATGAGGCATAAATATTTTTTAAAATAGAAAAATTCATTTCATCTGTTTCCATTAAAGGAAAAGCTCCCTCACAAAGCATAATAGAAAGATCAAATTGTGTTTCCCAATAAAAATTACGGGCATCTTTTTTGATAAAACCAATTTTTAGTTTTTCTTTATCAGCAGTTTTTCTAGCTTTTTCGAGCATAGATTCTGATAAATCGATCCCTGTAACACTGTAACCACGCCTAGCCAGTTCTAGTGAATGTCTCCCGGTTCCACAGCCAACATCAAGGATTAACTTATTTTTATCATAATCAAGTTCTTTTTCAATAAAATCAACTTCACCCAAGGTTCCAGAGGTATACCCCTCCCGATCATACTTATCTGCATAATTATCAAATAATTCTTCATACCAGTGTTTCATTATCTTCTTACCAGTTTCAATTGATACTCTATCCATAGCCGGATCATCTCAGTTACGCAATGAGTAAATATACTCAGAAACAAAGATATAAGAGAAACGATAGCTCTTACTGTGCTGCCGCGAAGACTTGTTCGTGAGATCCAGTTGGTTCCATGTCAATTAACTTCCCATCAATTAACTCATAGCGAGAGTTATGGCCATATTGTGTAACAAACTCATCGACAGTTAGAAGTTTCGGTGGTGATTGAACTATCATGTTTGCTGCTCATGATTCTACATTCAAGTTTATTTCTTGCCTCTACTCGCGCAAAAGCTGTTTCACCGTCCCAAGTAACTCTTGAGGGTGAAAAGGCTTAGCGATATAGGCATCTGCACCTTGTTTCATCCCCCAGTAGCGATCGAACTCTTCCTTCTTAGCCGAACACATTACCACAGCTAAGTTCTGGGTTTTGGAGTCAGACTTGATCTTGCGGCAAACTTCGTAGCCGTTCATACGCGGCATAATAATGTCCAGAACGACTAGATCGGGACGATTCGCCTCAATTTGTTCCAGTGCTTCGACGCCATCACAAGCCACTGTAACCTTCAGCCCAATTTTTTTCAGGAGGGTTGAGATCATCTCCCGTTGCGTAAGGCTGTCTTCCACAACCAGAACTTTGCTCATAATTCGCTACTTGGTTACTCAGTTCCAACCATATAGAACTTACCCACTTCCTCTGCTTTTATTATCGCATTCTCCAAAATTTACGCAAAATTGCTGTTGACATACCCAGTCTGGTTGGCTAGCTGCTATAGGTGAACAGAAGAGCGCAGTTAGCGGGGACGCCCCAAGGTGGTGATATAGAGAACGGCTTCATCAGCGGGGATGCCCAAAACTTCATTCACTTGGTCATCAAAAAAGCCGCCGATGCCGCTGACGCCCAAATTGAGGCCGATCGCAGCTAAATTCAGCCTTTGGCCCAGATGACCGGCGTCCATGTGCAAATAGCGGTATACGCGATCGCCATACTTCGCCACAGAAGTTTTCAAATCAGCCGTGTGGAACAGCACCGCCCCCGCATCGCGCCCCAGATCCTGTCCCAGGCACAGGTAATGCAACTCCCGCCGGAAGTTTTTAAAGCGAATCTGTCGTAATTCTTGGGCTACTGGTGCGTAATAATAGCAGCCATCCTCCAACTCGTCTACCCCAGACA from Argonema galeatum A003/A1 harbors:
- a CDS encoding nuclear transport factor 2 family protein, with protein sequence MTDEHTEILAANAAFYRAFEKKDLEAMSSVWSQGTVSICIHPGRNALKGWKEIRSSWEAIFRNTQYLEIETDIVATEVRNNIAYVILRENVLQVSDGRRSQAQSMATNIFEFMGGKWYLIHHHGSPLMR
- a CDS encoding helix-turn-helix domain-containing protein, with the translated sequence MEQGSGRYRFKREGILRVGDILHDARETKRWSLQDLQNYCGLPPSTSSDIENGCVTKIHADTLETLRVALEPQNPHTGRTYTLGELYELMLVKEEIITAVKGKR
- the mnmE gene encoding tRNA uridine-5-carboxymethylaminomethyl(34) synthesis GTPase MnmE, whose protein sequence is MSQTLTKGTTIAALATAIVPQQGSVGIVRVSGTEAIAIARALFHAPGRQQWETHRILYGYIHHPQTQQLVDEALLLIMKAPRSYTREDVVEFHCHGGIMAVQQVLQLCIEEGARLAQPGEFTLRAFLNGRLDLTQAESIADLVGAKSPQAAQLALAGLQGKLREPIRQLRVTCLHILAEIEARIDFEEDLPPLDEEVVKAQIDRVLAEVTRILATADKGELLRTGLKVAIVGRPNVGKSSLLNAWSRSDRAIVTDLPGTTRDVVESTLVVGGIPVQVLDTAGIRETVDVVEKIGVERSRTAAQNADLVLLTIDAQAGWTPADAEIYAQVQHRPVILVINKIDLLKEDELKLLQSKIQNPKSKILTVAAQNQGIEDLEKAILEAVRSGNLQAANIDLAINQRQAETLTRAKTSLHQVQATIANQLPLDFWTIDLRGAIQALGEITGEEVTESVLDRIFSRFCIGK
- a CDS encoding class I SAM-dependent methyltransferase; the encoded protein is MDRVSIETGKKIMKHWYEELFDNYADKYDREGYTSGTLGEVDFIEKELDYDKNKLILDVGCGTGRHSLELARRGYSVTGIDLSESMLEKARKTADKEKLKIGFIKKDARNFYWETQFDLSIMLCEGAFPLMETDEMNFSILKNIYASLKSPGRLILTTYNGLYPLFNSVKDFLNSNPGETKSQENSFDLMTFRDYSVYETIDDLGNKKVVKCNERYYTPPEINWLLKSIGFTRTEIFGCHLGAFSRNNKLTTEDYEMLVVAEK
- a CDS encoding response regulator transcription factor, whose amino-acid sequence is MSKVLVVEDSLTQREMISTLLKKIGLKVTVACDGVEALEQIEANRPDLVVLDIIMPRMNGYEVCRKIKSDSKTQNLAVVMCSAKKEEFDRYWGMKQGADAYIAKPFHPQELLGTVKQLLRE